The Chryseobacterium glaciei DNA window TATTTGCTGTCTTTTAACCATTCTTTCCATTCTTTTTCGGATTCTGGGGTTAAAATATTTTCTTTTTTAAAACCTTGGGAAACTGCAAATTGCAAAGCACCATCGCCTACTAACATTACGTGTGGTGTTTTTTCCATCACAGCTCTGGCAACTGAAATTGGGTTTTTAATATTTTCAATACATGCAACCGAGCCGATATTATAATTTTCATCCATAATACAGGCATCCAGCGTTACTCTTCCGTCTCTGTCGGGACGACCGCCGTAACCAACACTTCTTTCAGTCGGGTCATTTTCAACCAAGCGAACGCCTTTTTCCACTGCATCCAAAGCTCGTCCGCCTTTGCCTAAAATCGTCCAAGCTTCTTCATTGGCTTTTAACCCAAAGTTCCAGGTTGAAAGTACGATCGGTTTATTTACAATTTTATTACTTGTTTCAGGTAAATCTTTAGCGATTAAATCCAATGGATTCAACAATAAAGCTGAAGATGCCAAGGCTGTATTTTTTAGAAATTTTCTTCTAGAG harbors:
- a CDS encoding isoaspartyl peptidase/L-asparaginase family protein, which translates into the protein MNSRRKFLKNTALASSALLLNPLDLIAKDLPETSNKIVNKPIVLSTWNFGLKANEEAWTILGKGGRALDAVEKGVRLVENDPTERSVGYGGRPDRDGRVTLDACIMDENYNIGSVACIENIKNPISVARAVMEKTPHVMLVGDGALQFAVSQGFKKENILTPESEKEWKEWLKDSKYQPIVNIENHDTIGMIALDAQGNLSGACTTSGMAFKMHGRVGDSPIIGAGLFVDNEVGAATATGHGEEVIRMVGTHLVVELMRQGKKPQQACKEAVERIVQITKRRNKNLKDIQVGFIAINKKGEYGSYCIQDGFNYAVYDQKGNRLEKPEFALK